caacaacaacaacatagcCTTTAgccccaaacaagttggggtaggctagaggtgaaacccataagatctcgcaaccaactcatggttctggcacatggatagcaagcttccacgcacccctgtccatggcTAGTTCTCTGGTGAAATGCTATGCAAGCACCCAATGAATAATCAATCAGCAGCCAGCGGGAATAGAGCAGTGAAGCAGCCGACCAGAGCAGCGCTGAGGAGCGGACACAGCCAAGGTGTGTTACGCGGAAGAGGCAACGATCAGGCAGAAGTggcggagacacaggcgcagccTTCAACTGGAGTCCTAGTGGCGGGACAGCAGGCAAGAGAGGCGCGCGGCAGCAGGGGCGTCAGTGGCGATCTGGGAGAAGTGAGCCAGCGGGGGACTGATCCAGCCAGGTAGCAGCCCAGCAGCGGCCAATCTTGCAAAACCAGGGAGCCCGGACTCTGGCAGGGATAGAGCAGGCAGGTGACAGACCAGATGGGAAAGACAGCAGAAGACGAGATCGATAAGGATCGAGACCGGAAAAAAAATTCAATCTGTGTGTGGGGAGATCAGATCGATTGGGAATCAGATCAGTCGCCTGGAAAAGCGATCCAAAAGAGCACGAGTTGCGCATGAGATAAAGAAGCCTAGGGCTCTAATAGGGATCTCATACCATGTTAGAGAAGCAACTTATCTGTATTGCATAACCCACTGGGGGAATATATATTTCAAGAGACTTGGGAGTACTGGTTAATCTATACTAATACAAATACGTAAGGAAACCAGACCAATGCTAATACTCCAAAACGGAATACAATAACCACAGCTCGACAAGTCATAATGTTCCAAGGCCAAAAGGAACATCAGCTGCAGTTTAGGATTCTTCCTAATGTTTCATTCGTCctgtttgttttattttttttcacTGTTTGGACCTGCACACAACTGAGACGACCAGGTGCAAAATAGAAAAGACAAAACCAGATGAATGCAAGGCTTAGTGGCAAAAAACAAACTATCCTGCATGGTTTACCATTTTTATCCAGCCACCATCAACATAAGGCAGGTAAAGGTATACCAAGCTGGCAAAGTTCAAATATATTCCAAGTTGAACAATGTGGCAGCTTGCAAATGAGATGCATATATAAATTTTAAGTTGCAAAATGATGATCCGCGATAAAATACCAGAATCAGCATTGCTGATCATATTAAAGTATCCCAAGAGGAATCACCAAAAGCTTGACATTTCGCACTATTACAGAGAAGTAACAACGATGATGAAAAAAATATACCTATTCAAGGTGTTTGTTGGAGGATAAGCAAAAGATCTCCCATATATGGAAGCAGCTGAAGCAGCAGCCTCAAGTTTTGCTTGACGCCTGTTCATGTTCTCACTTGTTGCTCCTTCTGAACCTGGAGCGCCGATGCCTGCAGCTGTTTTTCCTCACACTGAATTAGGAATCAGATACAAAACTATTTGCCAAATGTAGCACTGACTGATAAAAATTGTTAACTAGAAAAATGCAAACAATAAACAGAACAACAAAAGGAAGCTCACCAAGCTGAACACCCGGTTGAGCTCCATGCTGTTGCGCTGATGCAGTACGTCCATTGTCCGGGGGGACAATGGGAGCTCTACATGTGGGGCAAGTATGTTGGCGCTCTAGCCATGACCTCAAACAATGCACATGGAACAAGTGCCCACAAAGCAGCTTCTTTGCTGTTGTCATCTCTTCACGACAGATAATACATGTAGCATCACTCCTGAATTCATAAAAATATCTAAATCATAAACAAGAGCCATAGTTGAATAAACTGAAACAGTGCCAGCAAAATTAAATAACTCACGCATTAAGCTCATCAGCTGTAGCATCTGGAAAGCGTTCATTCATGTTGGAAGTTATCTTTCTGTAGCGCACATAATCTGAAACACGAATTCTGAAGCTGCGGAAGGTCTCGTACAGCTCACGGATCAAGTGCAATGGGACACCATAGTTCCTGGTATTGGTATAACAGATCAGGCACTGAAGTTCAAACTATAGTACTCTTAAGGGGAAAGATCATAAGAGAGCTCACAGGAAGATAGCTACGAAGAAGAGCATATACAAAAACAAGTGCACAAGGTCACTGATGAGCTCCAAATAAAATGTATACACTGCCTTTTTCTCCCATTGACCTTCCATTAGCATGTCGCTGACATAGAATACATACTTCACGAATATCGATACCGTTGATGTTGCTAGTATCATATACCTGAAAACATGATTTGCACATATCTGAGCTACTTGGGTTTCAAGATCTTGAAATTACATCAAGAATTATCTGCAGATGTAAAAGTAAAATTTTAGTAAATAAATATAAGATTAGTCCATTTGGTTGTTACCATGCCTGAAGTGGCATGTCCCATGCTTTAAAAGCAATAACATATACTAGCCTTACTGTAATTTAAAATATTCAGACCTAATGTTTTGCACCACTTTCACTTAAATATTGCTTAGAGTTAAGCAGACACTCTCTCCGACTCAAATAAGAAGGCATATAatttttgtctgaagtcaaacagtacatagtttgaccaagtttgtagGAAAAACTATCAACACTACATTGCTAAATAAACATAATATGAAAATATATTTCAGTGTCTATATGTAATGATACTAATTTTGTATTGTTGTTGATAGTTTTCCCTACAAACTTGGCGAAACTTTGCACCACTTGACTTAACACTAAATTTATACGCCATCTTTTCAAGCACGGATGGAGTAGCTAACAAGTTCCTGGACTTGGCTCCGGAAATGTAACAACCATAACATAAAAATGAATCAGATATTAATATTGAGGTGGTAAACATACTAGACAAATCTACACGTGGCTTAGTGGAGGCATCAAGTGAAATGATTAACTGGTGACTCGGATACCGCAGTGTCAGGCCAAGTATAAGTTATGAATGACCAAGAAGTTTGAAACATACATTGGTGCGTCCACACGACCACACAAAAGACATAAACATCCAGCGCTTAAACTGGTATGTCTAAACTATTCTTCCAGGATTCTATAATGGACTTGCAAAGGGAGCAGGAACACCACCACCTCTAGAGGAGGAGGATCTCGTGATCGTGAAGATATGATGGTCATGGATAGACTTGAAtatctagtactccctctgtaaagaaatataagagcgtttagatagtgatctaaacgctcttatatttctttacagagggagtatgtaACATTCTACAAATGCATCTTTATGCTCATAGAACTAGAAATGCTAGTACAACTTCCGTACTTTGTTGTCGGTTTGTTAAATAATGTTTAATACCGTTCAAAAAATGTTGCATAGATGTCCCTTTCCATGAAACATGGCGTTTCCATTTCATGGAACAATGCACGATTATTCAACTTATAGGTGTCAAACCAAAGCGCATTGATACTTATAAGATCCAATGGTTGCTGTTTTAATTGAATCTGACCTCATGGGTATTGGATACCTTGAAAGGTGAAGTGGGGCAATAAAAGATGCTGCACTGCAAGCCAATCTTGGAATAAAGAAGGATTTGAGATAGCTTACTCAAAGGAAAAGAAGATTGCAACAGACGCCTCCCGGTTCTTTATCAGTGGCATCAAGGATCTCGACAGGAAGATACAGTCGACGGCAAGCAGGAACACCATGAAGGACACAATCCTTATGTGCGACAGCATCGGCACAGAGGGCGTGGTCTCAATGTAGTCGACCCTCTTCTGTGCGAGCCAATGCAGCGCCTTGACGAGTAGCAGTGCGGCGACCATGGCGAGGAAGGCGACGGAGAAGTCCTGGCGGAAGATGGTGACCGCAAAGAGGATCTCCACGACCTCCCTCCAGGACTGCTCGTTGAGCTGCTCAACCTCGGCCTCACGGAGCGTGCCCAGGAAGATGCGCTTGACGAGCTGCCAGGTGGTGCACATGGCGACGAGGCCCGTGTTGAGGAGCAGCACAAAGCAGATCTTGGACGAGGAGAGGTAGACCATCGCAGGGTAGAACTGCTCCCTGCTGCTGAACGCGTAGTACACCGCTGACGTCGTCGCCAGCAGGCTGAACGCCGCGTACGTCTGCAGACGGATCATCTCCGCCGCCCGCCCGCGGCGAATCACCCCCACCAACAGGGGCGGATCTAGTGGCACGCCCAAAATTTGTGGAGTTTTGTTCAGGTTTAAGCAATCATGATCACTGAATGACTCAGGGAGCTCATACCTCAAAAACCTATGTCCGAGATTGCGGACGGGGCGGAGACAGCAGTGAGCAGGGACGCGGTGCAGTAGAACGGagacggcgatggcggcgacgcGCGTGAGAGGCGGGGGAGTCGGCGGCGGCCCTACAGCTGGACTGGGTCGGATTGGCCACAACTCCATCGCGCCGACCcaaacgcacgggcatttgtcaGCTTTTCGTTTCTTTGGATCCGTTGTCCGCTCGTCCGTCCGTGTCGAATCGATGCACCCAACCGACCGATCCAAATCTTGACCGCgtaaaaaataattaaaacttgAAAAATGCCCATGGTCAGAGATCATGCCAATAGCCATGACATCGCCCATAGTTCAGACAATGCCAGTCTCCGAAAAACACCACATAGTTTATGTTGACGCACTTGACAGCGACCGACACACATGCCAGGAAACAAAAAAAAAAGTGGGAGTTTAACCAAGCTATCTCGACTGTGGTCATGCTAGCACACTTGCTGGCATAAAAAAAGAAGGTGCTCTCCGTCATAGATCAATCATTAAGCCTGAGCATGTCGGCCTGCATCTTCTCGAACCAAGTTCACTTCCTTGGGGACACCGTGATCAAGtccaccttcatgatctccaccccCTTCGACATGCAAGAGAGCgccacttcttttgcttcggtCTTGGCTTTGGTAACTTCGATCTTGAGCATCTTCCTTTGCATTTCCGCCTCCATCTCGAGCTTCTTCGCTTACATCTCCGCCTCCATCTCAAACTTCTTCCTTTGTATCTCCATGTAGGCCTTCATTTTCTCTTATTTGTCTTGCCGACGCTTCACCTCCCTTGTATTATTTTGTGTCATCATGCCTTGCAAAGTTGCTTGCAAGGCAATCGACGTCGCATCACGCTTGTCCTTTTTCTTGGAGTTGGTCTTTCCCCGCGGCTGCGACTTCTCTCCCTCACCACGCTCCTCAACGGCTTTTGGTCCTCCATTCTTTCATAGGGCCGCATATTGCTCCTTGAATTTCTCGTCGCCTTTTATGACCATCCAACAATGGGTGAGGGTGAACGGCTTATTCCCATGTTGGGCCTTGAATGCTTCCAAAGCTTGAAATGCCTACAAATGAAGACACAAATGCATATTCATATGGGCAATGGACATGCAAGCATGAAACAACGAAAACGAAGATGGAGGAGTGTATACCGTGTCTTCGATGCCGAGGCCACTCACGGGACATCCCTCGATGCTCTCAAGGGTGGCACAAAACTTGCTGCATTCTTATTGTATGACCCTGCAACGCTTTTAGAGGGACACCCACCTACATTGGCTCTTCATCTAGTACGGTGCGAACTTCTTGCGTTCATGAAATTGGCGATGAACTCTTAGCCAAAAGGTTGACGCCTTTTGCCTGGCGCTGATTTTGGGGTCTTGTCCATTGTCCCTTCAATATTCACAAAGGAGTTTATCTTCATCCTTTGTGTATGCCTTCGTCTGAATGCTTTGGCAGTTCTTGTTTGCATTGGCTTGGGTGGTGAGCTCGTCGACAAAAAACAAAGCCCCCCTCAATGTCcacttcatcttcttcttctaggtCATAGTCTTCGGGGAACTCGTGGCCTTGCGGGAAAGTGTTGCCCATGCCATCTTGGCCTTGCGTGAAGGGGTCGgtgtcggatctggggttccggcaaaacccttaaggttcgaactctggggtgcgtgcaaagttctttccctcctaccgatctacgccctagctcgctaagatctcgcggacgaactcgacgaactcgtaacagagaaagacacgaggtttatactggttcgggccaccgttgtggtgtaataccctactccagtgtggtggtggcggattgcctcttgggctgatgatgaacagtacaaggggaagaacagcctcctgaggttgaggtgttcttgtgctatGTGAACTTGTGTGGTGAGGACTCGATGCACTATCCGATGCAAGATCAGATgcctctacggtggtggctagttctacttatataggccctggtcctcttcactactaggaaaaggcttattagtggcgcacctgtttttgccaataatggcgcactacaggtgcgccactatcatcacgccactagtaacatatactaatggcgcacccctggtgcaccattagtataccagactATAGTGgcacaccaggcagtgcgccattagtaagtcacacggtgtgccattagtatgcctcccaggggccatatttaccttgtgctctgagttactaatggcgcactaacagataatgcgccactagtattttttatagcagtgcgccactaatgtgttgtatggtgcgccactagtatgaatattaggatttcttttcttttctgatatttgcacaggttacaaaatatattactgcacagaatatagacagcacaacatataaacagcagattcatcaaatacaatagaagattagtctccgaatacaattcatcatattagtctccgaattcaaaagaccgaacaaagttagaacattacaagtctcgagaccgcgagtagcgagtttgtcgaaagtaatactaatcctaacaagtcctactaatcatcatcatacaacttctactcgttattaataacaagtcatacgatcatcatcctgatagtcatcgaaccaaccctacttaattgttcttagcacatgatcatcagtattaggcaggacctaaataccctatttaaggtaaaatagcataaaacaatatagaccctgactctccattatggagaatggagatcatcctgtctctaattcttgcgcggcgcttccttttgcttccaagaacctccttacgactgtccatacatttttttcattctctgattagcatgtctccacttcttttagaaatccggtatggacagttgagattcgtaggatgacctggatatatgttcaaaacacgaaggctgccattctgatacatcaaatgaggcacacaatcctatgtgattctctgttgaaaaacatagtaataacttcatagttagcaatgatgtactagttttagaagtatgcaaaagatgcacggatgtcgtaatagtaaaaaatcttaccagggtatctccatggtagttaccgtagttcaatgcactagtggcacgtattgatcataatgttgaggagtttgattgtagatattgtaattctcaagatcagtacaaaatccgaccagatgatttttctcctgataagttaactcggggccatcggtgtagtgggttttgtctaccatgttccgcacattgttgaacaatcaaaataagctgtcaatggaaataagctgtcaactattttgaaataaacaatataaattagttaataattaactatgtttgagaaactcacatagcggtagaactggaggcgtatcaacaaggacccaaatgtccatattgtcttggtcgatgtcaggatcaccaagatccatggtgacaagcataccctcatcaaaaccatacatcttgcaaaatgcttcccaatttttgcaaccaaaatgggttacgctcccagaattatacagatttacttcaaaatccacatcatgatgagtccttaggtgaattttctttgtttcataattttcatggtcttcaaaatccatcctctccaagacataacgtcttgcatggcatgggataagctatactcgaattgtaaaagatgaaaattacacgttgaaatagttgaagtcatgcttaattatgaaaaaaacacttgtcgtcgttgcgtaccgtttcaacttcgaaggtctcctcgagcttaatgctgaagcgccgatcatcgtccaggtgaggcctgtcgaacagacctcgatcgtcgtggcaccagccgcactcccccgggagactttcgtcgtccgatgacgacatttcctacgttcataattcaaaactacatcatctcttgcgtccgtacatcgtcgaatattatcactaatacacctcgaatactatcatacatatagcatcgctagtacagctagaaccatagcgcccgacgggtatctaATTAGAAATGGAGGGTGGAGAAATGGAGAAATGGAACTGGTTAAGAGTTGAAAGAAAGATATCTAATTAGAAA
The Aegilops tauschii subsp. strangulata cultivar AL8/78 chromosome 3, Aet v6.0, whole genome shotgun sequence genome window above contains:
- the LOC109757290 gene encoding ERAD-associated E3 ubiquitin-protein ligase HRD1; the protein is MIRLQTYAAFSLLATTSAVYYAFSSREQFYPAMVYLSSSKICFVLLLNTGLVAMCTTWQLVKRIFLGTLREAEVEQLNEQSWREVVEILFAVTIFRQDFSVAFLAMVAALLLVKALHWLAQKRVDYIETTPSVPMLSHIRIVSFMVFLLAVDCIFLSRSLMPLIKNREASVAIFFSFEYMILATSTVSIFVKYVFYVSDMLMEGQWEKKAVYTFYLELISDLVHLFLYMLFFVAIFLNYGVPLHLIRELYETFRSFRIRVSDYVRYRKITSNMNERFPDATADELNASDATCIICREEMTTAKKLLCGHLFHVHCLRSWLERQHTCPTCRAPIVPPDNGRTASAQQHGAQPGVQLAAGIGAPGSEGATSENMNRRQAKLEAAASAASIYGRSFAYPPTNTLNRYSGPLRATSGTSQSGEASTSNQSQNNQSLQWPNNQDLSAPQPFISHGPASSATINRDLENSLQKTYENAIRSQIEMLQIQLQMVQQGATALATNNEKAEQAKNE